Proteins from a genomic interval of Musa acuminata AAA Group cultivar baxijiao chromosome BXJ1-9, Cavendish_Baxijiao_AAA, whole genome shotgun sequence:
- the LOC103998147 gene encoding predicted GPI-anchored protein 58, translating into MKSSGARLRLLVAALTLLFVASTAQVPGPAPVKPPTVAPTPAPTVAPPTPAPAPGPAPSSNVPVLAPSAPAPSPNVPVPAPVAPAPSPKAPEAPASSPPAPPPASQTPTEAPSPPSTSGAAELCSAAWVSAAVAVATVAYAF; encoded by the coding sequence ATGAAGTCCTCCGGCGCCCGCCTCCGCCTGCTCGTGGCGGCTCTGACCCTGCTCTTTGTGGCCTCCACCGCTCAAGTGCCTGGCCCAGCTCCCGTCAAGCCCCCCACCGTAGCTCCCACCCCCGCTCCCACTGTCGCGCCCCCGACCCCGGCTCCCGCTCCCGGCCCCGCACCGTCCTCCAACGTCCCTGTCCTCGCACCGTCGGCCCCGGCGCCGTCCCCCAACGTCCCTGTCCCCGCCCCCGTGGCCCCGGCGCCGTCGCCTAAGGCGCCCGAGGCACCCGCCTCCTCCCCTCCCGCTCCCCCTCCTGCCAGCCAGACGCCGACCGAGGCGCCGAGCCCGCCGTCCACCAGCGGGGCCGCTGAGCTCTGCTCTGCGGCCTGGGTCTCAGCCGCCGTGGCCGTCGCCACCGTTGCGTATGCGTTCTAA